The following coding sequences lie in one Macrobrachium nipponense isolate FS-2020 chromosome 45, ASM1510439v2, whole genome shotgun sequence genomic window:
- the LOC135214178 gene encoding uncharacterized protein LOC135214178 has product MAESIAYPALFFNRESLGLRCPPVAPTTVSNPIDVPKETQPLDFSTKGKKAFDRHTNEKNNNLHLCDPLVGNKSPASLSRTLESDILSSTALNPLDPTAVKTPFHLGLSPSFPQSYSHTSASPLLGPPKTSPAPAMSGINALLLAQLQANPLLLSTIQSALNATTRLSAQFEPFLSAPSHTPSPTNYQIPGSHLHSAPSPTSLLGFNPLPVNGLGQRLLGMEGQRLLGMEGQRLLGMEGQRLLGMDSFKETTLLDRSLRNDSLGTVLGSVVGSNSSPMGSISPMAGLTGIGAPATSFRDLMDTSSSILTTSQTEAAINAESNESYIKFRKRMLVQVGGSKARRARLEQCARAERDGSKSSDVKYGNIYINKSSEMSPDPCGSEISGTTDNNLELEVVAEHNLGEVSKSAESALLEFRASTTSDVSNDATCSNSNGNDSDTGSITKQGSSQGTEIVKDDAYWERRRKNNEAAKRSRDARRAKEDEIAIRAAFLEQENIKLRIELSSLKSETTKLRCLLYNS; this is encoded by the coding sequence ATGGCCGAAAGCATCGCCTATCCAGCTCTGTTCTTCAACAGGGAGAGTCTAGGCCTAAGATGTCCCCCTGTCGCTCCAACTACCGTCAGCAACCCCATCGACGTCCCCAAAGAGACTCAACCTTTAGACTTCtcaacaaaagggaaaaaagccTTTGACAGACACACCAACGAGAAAAACAATAACTTGCATCTTTGCGACCCTTTAGTTGGGAACAAAAGTCCAGCCTCGCTTTCCAGAACTCTGGAAAGCGACATCCTCTCCAGCACAGCGCTGAATCCTCTTGATCCCACGGCGGTTAAAACTCCGTTTCACCTGGGACTGAGCCCGTCCTTTCCTCAGTCATACAGTCATACATCTGCCAGTCCTCTTTTGGGACCCCCGAAAACCTCGCCGGCGCCGGCAATGTCTGGGATCAATGCACTTTTACTTGCCCAGTTGCAAGCTAATCCTCTCCTGCTGTCCACCATACAGTCTGCTCTTAATGCCACCACCAGATTGTCAGCACAGTTTGAGCCATTCCTGTCTGCACCAAGTCACACGCCCTCCCCAACTAATTATCAGATACCTGGCTCTCACCTGCATTCAGCTCCTAGCCCGACTAGTCTGCTGGGTTTTAATCCATTGCCAGTGAATGGCCTAGGACAAAGGCTGTTGGGCATGGAAGGACAAAGGCTGTTGGGCATGGAAGGACAAAGGCTGTTGGGCATGGAAGGACAAAGGCTGTTGGGCATGGACAGCTTCAAAGAAACAACCTTACTGGACAGAAGTCTCAGGAATGACAGTCTAGGGACAGTGCTGGGTTCTGTAGTCGGATCTAACAGCAGTCCCATGGGAAGCATCAGCCCTATGGCAGGTCTTACAGGAATTGGTGCTCCTGCCACGAGTTTTAGGGATCTGATGGACACCTCCAGCAGTATCCTGACTACTTCACAGACTGAGGCTGCCATCAATGCAGAGAGCAACGAATCTTACATAAAGTTTCGCAAAAGAATGCTCGTGCAAGTGGGTGGCTCCAAGGCTCGCAGAGCGCGCCTCGAGCAATGTGCTCGTGCAGAGAGAGACGGTTCCAAAAGCAGTGATGTGAAATATGGAAACATCTACATCAACAAAAGCAGCGAGATGAGCCCTGACCCCTGTGGAAGTGAAATAAGTGGCACAACCGACAACAATTTAGAACTTGAAGTCGTTGCTGAGCACAATCTGGGCGAAGTCAGCAAATCTGCTGAATCAGCATTATTAGAGTTCAGAGCCAGCACGACAAGCGACGTCAGCAACGACGCCACGTGCAGCAACAGCAATGGCAACGACAGTGATACTGGCAGCATTACAAAGCAGGGTTCCTCCCAGGGTACAGAGATCGTCAAAGACGACGCGTACTGGGAACGACGCAGGAAGAACAATGAGGCAGCCAAGAGATCCAGGGATGCGCGGAGGGCAAAGGAGGACGAAATAGCAATACGCGCTGCGTTCCTAGAGCAGGAGAACATCAAGCTGCGCATTGAACTGTCTTCCTTGAAGTCTGAAACGACAAAACTCCGCTGTTTGCTCTACAACAGCTAG